A stretch of Candidatus Bathyarchaeia archaeon DNA encodes these proteins:
- a CDS encoding response regulator, producing the protein MEEVKRILIVDDDKAILQSLEAILKMKGYEVETADTGREAIEKSRKKFYNLAILDIKLPDMEGTELLVKMHENMPRMMKIMLTGYPSLENAVKSLNLGADAFLMKPVNPKELLKVVEEKLREQTEMEMLSEEKVKQWIETRLKKLKRSQSGEA; encoded by the coding sequence TTGGAAGAGGTTAAGAGGATCCTAATCGTCGACGATGATAAGGCAATCCTCCAGAGCTTAGAGGCCATCCTTAAGATGAAAGGCTATGAGGTTGAAACCGCGGATACAGGCAGGGAGGCTATAGAGAAATCTAGAAAAAAATTCTACAACCTAGCCATCCTTGACATAAAGCTCCCGGATATGGAGGGAACCGAGCTGCTCGTCAAGATGCATGAAAATATGCCAAGGATGATGAAGATTATGCTTACCGGATACCCAAGCCTGGAAAACGCGGTGAAATCCCTAAACTTGGGAGCAGACGCCTTTCTCATGAAACCTGTAAACCCGAAAGAGCTCCTGAAGGTTGTGGAAGAAAAACTCCGAGAGCAAACTGAAATGGAGATGCTGAGTGAAGAGAAGGTCAAACAATGGATAGAAACACGGTTAAAGAAGCTCAAG